GCCACTAGGTTAGTTCCCTCACATGGATCGACGGCAATGTCAATCTCGATAAGCTCATCTGGATTGCAAAAATCCTTAGCATCTTCGCGAGTACAAATACCTACTTCTTCACCAATATAAAGCATGGGAGCATCATCTCTTTCTCCCTCGCCAATTACAATACGACCACGCATATTGATTCTGTTCATGCGTTCACGCATTGCTTCTACTGCCACTTCATCGGCAGTATCCTTTTCACCTTTGCCCATCCACTTAGCAGAAGCGACGGCAGCTTGTTCTACTACCTCAATAATTTCTAAACCGAGGGTTGTTTCCAGCAAGGTTTTCCTCCTTATTTGCTTGTATTTAAATTTCTTTTCAAAAGCGATGAAGTGTGGTATCAGGAGTTTTCCCCATGAACAACTTCATCGCGAAGCGATGCTCACTCAAGTCACAGATTACCAGAGAGATGTATCCCCCTGATATTTATTAAGTTTTAATAAGCTCTGACAAATAGCCCAGCATTCATTTAATTATCTTATTATTTCGCAATTAACAATTATTAAGTTTAATAACCACTTTTGAAAAGTAATTAGCTTTTCGCTAATTAGATAAATATTTTATTACATTATGTGTCAAAACAAGCTTTATATTTGGGGCATTGTAGAGCTTGCTGTTGAATTTTTTAGATTCTAAAAATCAATGTTTAGGGCAATTGTTCGTTTACAAGTATTCAAAGCTACAATTTAGCTACAAAACTTTTAGAAAAGCATTATTTATTAATTAATTGTATATTTAAGCTTACTTGCTGAGAATTTAAAGTTAAGCTCTAAGTATATTAATTACCTGAATTTAAAATCGCTACTAAAAAGAGACTTCAAGCATCATGACCTCTAATGAATTATTCACCTTAATCGCTTTACTAGCTCCTGGTATGGCTTTGTCTGTTTTGATCATGTTGACTTTTTCCAAAGGTGGTTAAGCTGCTTACAGGACGAGATGGCGGTCAACTAGTATTTAAAGCTGACTCTATTACTTATAATTTTTTCTTTAGACAGTCAAGAAGCGATCGCAGCTAAATGTCTGTTTTTATTAGGTAAGGCTAGCTTAAAAAATGGCAAATTTCGCAATTTTGAGCAATTGCCGAGTAATCTAAAGCTCTGGGGGTTCTTCTGTCAAAGAATGGTTAGAAATAGAAGAATCAGTTAGTTTTTCTTCCAAATCCATCCGTTTTTCCATCTGGCACAGAAAATAGCCTGTCATCATTGCCGAAGCAAGCAGGTGAGCCAAGTTTTCTTTGTCCGTAGTTACCTTAACGTTAAAGTCTCCTGCGGGCAGCACTCCTACAAGTCCCTGAACATTTTGAGAGATAATTTGTTTGACTTCAGGGCTGGCAGATTGGGCAATCTGCGCCAAAACATCAGGATGTTGCTGACGCAAATACTGCATCAAAGTATTATAGTGCTGTTCTTGTGTTTCAGAATTCAAAAAATCAAAGTTAAATATCATTCGTTACCCAAACTATGGATTTATCTTGACTCTACTTTGACACAATTTTGGATGATGTCGCTAGTAAAAAATACGGGAAAAAATAGTTAAGATATAGCCATGTCGTT
This DNA window, taken from Pleurocapsa sp. FMAR1, encodes the following:
- a CDS encoding DUF760 domain-containing protein, translated to MIFNFDFLNSETQEQHYNTLMQYLRQQHPDVLAQIAQSASPEVKQIISQNVQGLVGVLPAGDFNVKVTTDKENLAHLLASAMMTGYFLCQMEKRMDLEEKLTDSSISNHSLTEEPPEL